One window of Microbacterium sp. 1S1 genomic DNA carries:
- the secF gene encoding protein translocase subunit SecF → MPSMNEFGNNLYTGKTSFPFVGRRRLWFIIAIALVVGSALVPLFRPIQFSIEFTGGSQFTVTAPDTTDQDTATEAVQSVVPGAATKVVIVNDQDVRVQTDQMTEAETQQVARALADAYDVEPDAVASSFIGPAWGESVTRQSLWGLAIFLALTFLILAIYFRTWKMSAAAIIGLLDVLVITVGVYALAGFEISPAAVIGFLTILAYSLYDTTVVFDKIRENTTEDGEKTSRLFGESVNLAVNQTLIRSINTSVVAALPVGAILFIGAFWLGAETLTDISLSIFVGILVATYSTLFVAAPLYSLFRENEPQIKERDARIRAARSKAAVDA, encoded by the coding sequence ATGCCTTCCATGAATGAGTTCGGCAACAACCTCTACACGGGCAAGACCTCCTTCCCGTTCGTCGGTCGCCGCCGCCTCTGGTTCATCATCGCGATCGCGCTGGTGGTCGGCTCGGCCCTCGTGCCGCTGTTCCGTCCGATCCAGTTCTCCATCGAGTTCACGGGCGGCTCGCAGTTCACGGTCACCGCGCCGGACACCACGGACCAGGACACCGCGACCGAAGCGGTGCAGTCCGTCGTCCCCGGTGCCGCGACCAAGGTCGTGATCGTCAACGACCAGGATGTCCGCGTGCAGACGGACCAGATGACCGAGGCGGAGACGCAGCAGGTCGCGCGAGCCCTCGCGGACGCGTACGACGTCGAGCCCGACGCGGTCGCCTCGTCGTTCATCGGTCCGGCCTGGGGTGAGAGTGTCACCCGGCAGTCACTGTGGGGCCTGGCGATCTTCCTCGCGCTGACCTTCCTGATCCTGGCCATCTACTTCCGGACGTGGAAGATGTCGGCGGCGGCGATCATCGGCCTGCTCGACGTGCTCGTGATCACGGTCGGCGTGTACGCCCTCGCCGGATTCGAGATCTCGCCCGCGGCCGTCATCGGCTTCCTCACGATCCTCGCGTACTCCCTGTATGACACCACCGTCGTGTTCGACAAGATCAGGGAGAACACGACGGAGGACGGGGAGAAGACGTCGCGGCTGTTCGGGGAGTCGGTCAACCTCGCGGTGAACCAGACCCTCATCCGCTCGATCAACACCTCGGTCGTGGCGGCGCTGCCCGTCGGGGCGATCCTCTTCATCGGCGCCTTCTGGCTCGGTGCGGAGACGCTCACCGACATCTCGCTGTCGATCTTCGTGGGCATCCTCGTGGCGACGTATTCGACGCTCTTCGTGGCCGCGCCGCTGTACTCGCTCTTCCGCGAGAACGAGCCGCAGATCAAGGAGCGCGACGCCCGTATCCGCGCCGCTCGGAGCAAAGCGGCTGTCGACGCCTGA
- a CDS encoding RelA/SpoT family protein — protein sequence MAEPQTASQGSSLRRLVPRIFSRASRINDLDNLIRTVRANHPKGDFAVISRAYAVAKEKHEGQKRQSGEPYITHPLAVAQILAELGLGPRAIAAALLHDTVEDTGYALTDLTAEFGDEVAMLVDGVTKLDKVKYGESAQAETVRKMIVAMSKDIRVLLIKLADRLHNARTWGFVPPEKAAKKAKETLEIYAPLANRLGIQAIKSELEDLSFAVLHPKIYNEIHSLIAQRTPQREKYLGQVIEEIDEDLRDLRIRGKVVGRPKQLYSVYQKMVIRGREFDDIYDLIGIRVLVSSVRDCYAVLGAIHARWTPLPGRFKDYIATPKFNLYQSLHTTVIGPAGRTVEIQIRTHEMHHQAEYGVAAHWMYKERMNGGGKAEVRASDTDMAWLAHISDWQAETADPGEFLDSLRFEIGAKEVYVFTPKGRVIGLPSGATPVDFAYAVHTEIGHRTMGAKVNGRLVPLESELKSGDVVEVFTSKNPDAGPSQDWLGFVKSTRARNKIRGWFTKERREEAIEQGKEAIARAMRRQNLPLQRLMSQDSFTEVAHQMHYEDVSGLYAAVGEGHVSTQSVLEKVTALVSADEPTTGAIDLPGAVQTREPRGGDSGVLVRGANDILVKLAKCCTPVPGDPIVGFVTRGSGVSVHRADCVNVKALSGEQDRFVEVSWAPTTKSVFRVQIQVEALDRSGLLSDVTRVLSEHHVNILSATVSTTDERLALSRFVFEMGDAVHLDRVLNAVRRIDAVYDVYRVTSS from the coding sequence ATGGCGGAGCCGCAGACGGCATCGCAGGGTTCGAGTCTGCGACGGCTGGTGCCCCGCATCTTCTCGCGTGCGTCCCGGATCAACGATCTCGACAATCTGATCCGCACCGTCAGGGCCAACCACCCCAAGGGCGATTTCGCCGTCATCTCCCGCGCCTATGCCGTGGCGAAGGAGAAGCACGAGGGACAGAAACGGCAGAGCGGTGAGCCGTACATCACCCACCCGCTCGCGGTGGCGCAGATCCTCGCGGAACTGGGGCTCGGACCGCGTGCGATCGCCGCCGCCCTGCTGCACGACACCGTCGAGGACACGGGCTACGCGCTCACCGATCTGACCGCGGAGTTCGGCGACGAGGTCGCGATGCTCGTCGACGGCGTCACGAAGCTCGACAAGGTCAAGTACGGCGAGAGCGCACAGGCCGAGACGGTCCGCAAGATGATCGTCGCGATGTCGAAGGACATTCGCGTCCTGCTCATCAAGCTCGCCGACCGGCTGCACAATGCCCGCACCTGGGGGTTCGTCCCGCCGGAGAAGGCGGCGAAGAAGGCCAAGGAGACGCTGGAGATCTACGCGCCGCTGGCCAACCGCCTCGGCATCCAGGCGATCAAGTCCGAACTCGAGGACCTGTCGTTCGCGGTCCTCCACCCGAAGATCTACAACGAGATCCACAGCCTCATCGCCCAGCGTACGCCGCAGCGCGAGAAGTACCTGGGCCAGGTCATCGAGGAGATCGACGAGGACCTCCGTGACCTGCGTATCCGCGGCAAGGTCGTCGGACGGCCCAAGCAGCTGTACTCGGTGTACCAGAAGATGGTGATCCGGGGTCGCGAGTTCGACGACATCTACGATCTCATCGGTATCCGCGTCCTCGTCTCCTCGGTGCGAGACTGCTACGCCGTGCTCGGCGCGATCCACGCGCGCTGGACGCCGCTGCCGGGGCGGTTCAAGGACTACATCGCCACCCCGAAGTTCAATCTCTATCAGTCGCTGCACACCACCGTCATCGGGCCGGCCGGTCGCACGGTCGAGATCCAGATCCGCACGCACGAGATGCACCATCAGGCCGAGTACGGCGTGGCCGCGCACTGGATGTACAAGGAGCGGATGAACGGCGGCGGCAAGGCCGAGGTCCGCGCTTCCGACACCGACATGGCGTGGCTCGCGCACATCTCCGACTGGCAGGCCGAGACCGCCGACCCCGGTGAGTTCCTCGACTCCCTGAGGTTCGAGATCGGCGCCAAGGAGGTCTACGTCTTCACGCCGAAGGGGCGCGTGATCGGGCTTCCGTCCGGCGCCACCCCGGTCGACTTCGCCTATGCCGTGCACACCGAGATCGGTCACCGGACCATGGGGGCCAAGGTCAACGGTCGCCTGGTGCCGCTGGAGTCCGAGCTGAAGAGCGGCGACGTCGTCGAGGTTTTCACTTCCAAGAACCCGGATGCGGGCCCGAGCCAGGACTGGCTCGGATTCGTCAAGAGCACGCGCGCCAGGAACAAGATCCGCGGCTGGTTCACGAAGGAGCGTCGCGAGGAAGCGATCGAGCAGGGCAAGGAGGCCATCGCCCGCGCGATGCGCCGGCAGAACCTTCCGCTGCAGCGCCTGATGAGCCAGGACTCGTTCACCGAGGTCGCGCATCAGATGCACTACGAAGACGTCTCCGGGCTGTACGCCGCCGTCGGCGAGGGACACGTCTCGACGCAGTCGGTGCTGGAGAAGGTCACCGCGCTCGTCTCCGCCGACGAGCCGACGACCGGGGCGATCGATCTTCCGGGGGCCGTCCAGACGCGTGAACCGCGCGGGGGCGATTCCGGCGTGCTCGTCCGTGGTGCGAACGACATCCTCGTGAAGCTGGCGAAGTGCTGTACCCCGGTCCCCGGCGACCCCATCGTCGGTTTCGTGACGCGGGGGAGCGGCGTCTCCGTGCACCGCGCCGACTGCGTGAACGTGAAGGCGCTCAGCGGCGAGCAGGATCGTTTCGTGGAGGTCTCCTGGGCGCCCACGACGAAGAGCGTCTTCCGCGTGCAGATCCAGGTGGAGGCCCTCGACCGCTCCGGACTCCTCTCCGACGTCACGCGGGTGCTCAGCGAGCACCACGTCAACATCCTGTCGGCGACCGTCTCGACGACGGACGAGCGGCTGGCGTTGAGCCGGTTCGTGTTCGAGATGGGCGACGCGGTGCATCTGGACCGTGTCCTGAACGCCGTGCGAAGGATCGACGCGGTCTACGACGTGTACCGCGTCACTTCTTCCTGA